The genomic region CGCCGACAGGCAGTAGGTGCCGATGAGAATCCGCCGCTGGACCTCCCGGCCGAATCCCCGGGACCGGGTGGTTTTATACATCTGCAGCAGATTGTCGGCCGATTTCTCCCGAAAGCCGTATTTGACGCCGTCATACCGGGCCAGATTGGAACTGGCCTCAGCCGGGGAGAGCACATAATAGGCGGCTATGGCGTACTCGACGTGGGGCAGGGACACCTCCACGCAGCGCGCCCCCAGGGACTCCAGTTGCCGGACGGCGGCGGTCACGGCGGCGGTCACGTCCGGATCGACTCCTTCGGTGGAAAGATATTCCCGGCAGAGGCCGATGGTGACCCCTTCCAGGCCCTCGACAAAGGCGGCGCCGTAGTCCGGAACCGGAGCCGGGGCCGAGGTGGAATCGCCGGGATCGTGACCGGCGATGGACTGCAGCAGCAGGCCGCAGTCCGGCACGCTTTTGGTCAGAATACCGATCTGATCAAGCGAGGAGGCAAAGGCCACCAGTCCGAAACGGGAAATCCGGCCGTAGGTCGGTTTCAGCCCCACTACCCCGCAATGGGAGGCAGGCTGACGGATAGACCCGCCGGTATCCGATCCCAGGGAACCCAGGCACATGTCCGCGGCCACGGCCGCCGCGGATCCGCCGCTGGAGCCGCCGGGAATCCGGGACAGGTCCCAGGGATTACGGGTGATCCGGAAGGCCGAATGCTCGGTGGATGAGCCCATGCCGAATTCGTCCATATTGGTTTTACCGACGATGACCGCGCCCGCCCCCTTGAGTTTTTCCATAACGGTGGCGTCATACTGGGGAACAAATTCGCTCAACATCCGGGAGGCGCAGGTGGTCCGCAATCCCCGGGTGCAGATGATATCCTTGATGGACAGGGGAATACCGGTCAGGGGGGACGCGTCCCCGCGGGCGATCCGCTCGTCCGCCGCGCGGGCCTGCTCCAGCGCCGATTCGGCCGCGACCGTAATGTAAGCGCCGACACGGTCATCCACCTCCCGGATGCGGTCCAGCACCGCCCGGGTCAGCTGGACGGAGGAAATCTCCCCGCTTTGTAACCGCCGGCGGGCTTCGGCAATGGTCAATTCATTTAATTTTTGCGGCATCGGTTCTGTTTTCCAACCTTCTATTCAATAATTTTGGGTACTTCAAACATGTCATCAGCAGTGGCCGGGGCATTGGCCAGGGTTTGGTCCAGGGGGCAGGATGCTTTGGGGACATCCTCACGAAAGGC from Thermodesulfobacteriota bacterium harbors:
- the gatA gene encoding Asp-tRNA(Asn)/Glu-tRNA(Gln) amidotransferase subunit GatA; amino-acid sequence: MPQKLNELTIAEARRRLQSGEISSVQLTRAVLDRIREVDDRVGAYITVAAESALEQARAADERIARGDASPLTGIPLSIKDIICTRGLRTTCASRMLSEFVPQYDATVMEKLKGAGAVIVGKTNMDEFGMGSSTEHSAFRITRNPWDLSRIPGGSSGGSAAAVAADMCLGSLGSDTGGSIRQPASHCGVVGLKPTYGRISRFGLVAFASSLDQIGILTKSVPDCGLLLQSIAGHDPGDSTSAPAPVPDYGAAFVEGLEGVTIGLCREYLSTEGVDPDVTAAVTAAVRQLESLGARCVEVSLPHVEYAIAAYYVLSPAEASSNLARYDGVKYGFREKSADNLLQMYKTTRSRGFGREVQRRILIGTYCLSAGYYDAYYKKACQVRSLIADDFKKAFSRCDVMVSPVAPTPAFSIGSKTDDPLTMYLSDVFTLSTNLAGVPGMSVPCGFSRQGLPIGLQLTGGYFAEGTLMRVAWNFERAAGIRDRKPEI